A window from Streptomyces subrutilus encodes these proteins:
- a CDS encoding helix-turn-helix domain-containing protein → MAAGERPLSEVQFLTVAEVASVMRVSKMTVYRLVHNGHLPAIRVGRSFRVPENAVHEYLRESYVGVESA, encoded by the coding sequence ATGGCTGCTGGCGAGAGGCCTCTCAGTGAGGTTCAGTTCCTGACCGTGGCGGAGGTCGCCTCGGTGATGCGAGTGTCGAAGATGACCGTGTACCGCCTGGTGCACAACGGTCATCTGCCCGCAATCCGGGTGGGCCGGTCCTTCCGGGTCCCCGAGAACGCGGTTCACGAGTACCTCCGAGAGTCCTATGTGGGGGTGGA